Proteins encoded within one genomic window of Jiangella mangrovi:
- a CDS encoding multicopper oxidase domain-containing protein has translation MSTGQLVLLDHVVAVLTAALWLAAGVLAASSRPRVLVAALAGALAVAGRLALVAVLADRGWWFVQEKVLLGLPLLVVATAAAAVLAGPRLVARPGADAGGLPPAGVVSLLAVGYAALAGFVVTFVGGYPLTWSAGLLTVAGVGGAVLLTAQLVTPRATTPAQAAPGGKVTRRQLVTAAVSITGVYGLALLFVRAPSADAGGGAAAVEPPTRGTPVTGLRGPSTPAVGGAVRPYTVTARTATVALASGQEIDAWTFDGALPGPPLTAVQGDLLDVTLRNEDIDDGVTLHWHGYDVPCGEDGAPGTTQAVVAAGDEFRYRFRADQAGTFWYHTHQVSHVGVRRGLYGTLVVTPREAEAAAVDLVLPVHTFDGVVAIGDDDGVLEQAADEGATVRLRLLNTDSEPHRFALAGTVFRLAAVDGRDLNEPGELSERALRLPAGGRYDLVFTMPAGPVALTVDGEVRLRVGGGDGDVATGEWPELDLLGYGEPGDVPFDLDTAYDRHFTMVLDRGVAMVDGRPAFAQTVNGRGHPSIPEQVVADGDLVRFTVVNRGLETHPWHLHGHGVLVLARDGRPTTGSPLWVDTFDVRPGEVWEVAFEAANPGVWMNHCHNLPHADQGMMLRLRYDGVSELPGAQGGGHGH, from the coding sequence GTGAGCACCGGGCAGCTCGTCCTCCTCGACCACGTCGTCGCGGTCCTGACGGCGGCGCTGTGGCTGGCGGCGGGCGTGCTGGCGGCCTCGTCGCGACCACGCGTGCTGGTGGCGGCGCTGGCCGGGGCGCTGGCAGTGGCCGGGCGGCTCGCGCTGGTCGCGGTGCTGGCCGATCGTGGCTGGTGGTTCGTGCAGGAGAAGGTGCTGCTCGGGCTGCCGCTCCTGGTGGTGGCGACGGCGGCGGCCGCGGTCCTTGCCGGGCCCCGGCTGGTGGCCCGGCCCGGTGCGGACGCGGGCGGGCTGCCGCCGGCGGGAGTGGTCTCGCTCCTCGCCGTCGGCTACGCCGCGCTGGCCGGCTTCGTGGTCACGTTCGTGGGCGGCTACCCGCTGACCTGGAGCGCCGGCCTCCTCACGGTGGCCGGCGTGGGCGGCGCCGTGCTGCTGACCGCGCAGCTCGTCACCCCGCGGGCGACGACGCCCGCGCAGGCAGCTCCGGGAGGGAAGGTCACGCGGCGCCAGCTGGTCACCGCCGCCGTCTCGATCACCGGTGTGTACGGCCTGGCCCTGTTGTTCGTCCGCGCGCCGTCCGCCGACGCGGGCGGGGGAGCCGCCGCCGTCGAGCCGCCCACCCGTGGCACGCCGGTGACCGGCCTCCGCGGGCCGTCGACGCCGGCTGTGGGCGGCGCCGTCCGCCCCTACACCGTCACGGCCCGCACGGCGACCGTCGCGCTCGCGTCGGGCCAGGAGATCGACGCGTGGACGTTCGACGGGGCGCTGCCCGGGCCGCCGCTCACCGCCGTCCAGGGCGACCTGCTCGACGTGACGCTGCGCAACGAGGACATCGACGACGGCGTCACGCTGCACTGGCACGGCTACGACGTCCCGTGCGGCGAGGACGGCGCGCCCGGCACCACGCAGGCGGTCGTCGCGGCCGGGGACGAGTTCCGCTACCGGTTCCGCGCCGACCAGGCGGGCACGTTCTGGTACCACACGCACCAGGTCTCGCACGTCGGCGTGCGCCGCGGCCTGTACGGCACCCTCGTCGTCACCCCGCGCGAGGCCGAGGCTGCCGCCGTCGACCTCGTGCTGCCGGTGCACACGTTCGACGGCGTCGTGGCGATCGGCGACGACGACGGCGTGCTCGAGCAGGCGGCGGACGAGGGCGCCACCGTCCGGCTGAGGCTGCTCAACACCGACTCCGAGCCGCACCGGTTCGCTCTCGCCGGGACGGTGTTCCGGCTGGCCGCGGTCGACGGGCGCGATCTCAACGAACCGGGCGAGCTGTCCGAGCGGGCTCTGCGCCTGCCCGCCGGCGGCCGCTACGACCTGGTGTTCACCATGCCCGCGGGACCGGTCGCCCTCACCGTCGACGGCGAGGTGCGGCTGCGGGTGGGCGGCGGCGACGGCGACGTGGCGACAGGGGAGTGGCCCGAGCTCGACCTGCTCGGCTACGGCGAGCCCGGCGACGTGCCGTTCGACCTCGACACCGCCTACGACCGGCACTTCACCATGGTGCTCGACCGCGGCGTGGCGATGGTCGACGGCCGGCCGGCGTTCGCGCAGACGGTGAACGGCCGCGGCCATCCGTCGATCCCCGAGCAGGTGGTGGCCGACGGCGACCTCGTCCGGTTCACCGTCGTCAACCGCGGCCTCGAGACCCACCCGTGGCACCTGCACGGGCACGGCGTCCTCGTGCTCGCGCGCGACGGCCGGCCGACGACCGGCAGCCCGCTCTGGGTCGACACCTTCGACGTCCGCCCCGGCGAGGTCTGGGAGGTGGCGTTCGAGGCCGCCAACCCGGGCGTCTGGATGAACCACTGCCACAACCTGCCGCACGCCGACCAGGGCATGATGCTGCGGCTCCGGTACGACGGCGTCAGCGAACTGCCGGGCGCGCAGGGAGGCGGCCATGGCCACTGA
- a CDS encoding PPK2 family polyphosphate kinase yields MSQPSWSSLLRVPSGPVDLAAVDPRSTPGFKGKKADGEAALAEFEPAISDLQERLFAHGRSGGERRLLLVLQGMDTSGKGGTLRKAVGLMDPQGVAIRSFKAPTADERRRGFLWRIRQALPGPGSVGVFDRSHYEDVLAARVRKLVRPAVIETRYDAINDFERELTDAGCVVLKVMLHISADEQKARLAERLDNPAKYWKYNPGDIEDRKLWPDFQAAYEVALERCNTDAAPWFVVPADRKWYRNLAVTHLIVEHLEAMKLEWPPADFDIEAERARLEAS; encoded by the coding sequence ATGAGTCAGCCGTCGTGGTCGTCGCTGCTGCGGGTTCCCTCCGGTCCGGTCGATCTCGCCGCCGTCGACCCCCGGTCGACGCCCGGTTTCAAGGGCAAGAAGGCCGACGGCGAGGCCGCGCTCGCCGAGTTCGAGCCCGCCATCTCCGACCTGCAGGAGCGACTGTTCGCCCACGGCCGCAGCGGCGGCGAGCGGCGGTTGTTGCTGGTGCTGCAGGGCATGGACACCTCGGGCAAGGGCGGCACGCTGCGCAAGGCCGTCGGCCTCATGGACCCGCAGGGCGTCGCCATCCGGTCGTTCAAGGCGCCGACGGCCGACGAGCGGCGGCGCGGGTTCCTGTGGCGCATCCGGCAGGCGCTGCCCGGTCCCGGCAGCGTGGGCGTGTTCGACCGCAGCCATTACGAGGACGTCCTGGCGGCGCGGGTGCGCAAACTCGTTCGCCCCGCGGTGATCGAAACGCGCTATGACGCGATCAACGACTTCGAGCGGGAACTCACCGACGCCGGCTGCGTCGTCCTGAAAGTGATGTTGCACATTTCCGCGGACGAGCAGAAGGCGCGGCTCGCGGAGCGGTTGGACAATCCCGCGAAGTACTGGAAATACAACCCCGGCGACATCGAGGACCGAAAGCTCTGGCCCGACTTCCAGGCCGCCTACGAGGTCGCACTCGAGCGCTGCAACACCGATGCCGCGCCCTGGTTCGTCGTCCCGGCCGACCGCAAGTGGTACCGGAACCTCGCGGTGACGCACCTGATCGTCGAGCACCTCGAGGCGATGAAGCTCGAGTGGCCGCCCGCCGACTTCGACATCGAGGCCGAGCGGGCGCGGCTCGAGGCGTCCTGA
- a CDS encoding DUF6220 domain-containing protein: MRKVFLGFAVLMLAAVVVQFYLAAVGAFDERPRDEAFGPHAVVGMVLLLLAVLATIVAAIARVGGRLIGMTAAIAGLVLLQSLIRVLADALNDSGDTSTTAGRLVFGLHALNGLAIGGLAGNVLAEARKAARTERPSVSAA, encoded by the coding sequence ATGCGCAAGGTCTTTCTCGGCTTCGCGGTGCTCATGCTGGCCGCGGTCGTGGTGCAGTTCTACTTGGCGGCGGTCGGCGCGTTCGACGAGCGGCCCCGCGACGAGGCGTTCGGCCCGCACGCCGTCGTGGGCATGGTGTTGCTGCTGCTCGCCGTCCTAGCGACGATCGTGGCCGCGATCGCCCGGGTGGGCGGCCGGCTGATCGGCATGACGGCGGCGATCGCCGGCCTCGTGCTGCTGCAGAGCCTGATCCGGGTGCTGGCCGACGCCCTGAACGACTCCGGCGACACGTCGACGACGGCCGGGCGGCTGGTGTTCGGCCTGCACGCGCTGAACGGGCTGGCGATCGGCGGATTGGCCGGCAACGTCCTCGCGGAGGCTCGTAAGGCGGCGCGGACCGAGCGGCCCTCCGTCAGCGCGGCGTGA